One genomic window of Desulfuromonas sp. AOP6 includes the following:
- a CDS encoding Fic family protein, with protein sequence MKWQPNQPYNALPPLPPPVEAVETRTILKACIPARAALAELKQAGALLPDQGLLINLLPLLEAKDSSGIENILTTTDKLFRHAQRESEADAATREALRYRTALYQGFRQLRDRPLATATAIEVCSTLKNQAMELRRLPGTVIGNQTTGEVIYTPPEGESVLRDLLSNWERFIHAEDDLDPLIKMAISHYQFEAIHPFYDGNGRTGRILNVLYLIEQGLLTLPILYLSRYIVQNKSAYYRLLNQVTRDGRWQEWILFMLEGVEQVSRWTCLKIAAVRELMEQTSLYVKGQLPKIYSHELMQVLFEQPYCRISSLVERDIAKRQTASVYLKQLVDIGVLEEKSAGKEKLFMHTKLVRLMSHDNNQFPPYPTL encoded by the coding sequence ATGAAATGGCAGCCGAATCAACCCTACAACGCCTTGCCGCCCCTGCCTCCCCCGGTGGAAGCGGTCGAAACACGGACGATTCTCAAGGCCTGTATCCCGGCTCGCGCCGCCCTTGCCGAGCTCAAGCAGGCGGGGGCATTACTGCCGGATCAGGGCCTGTTGATCAATCTGCTGCCGCTGCTGGAAGCCAAGGACAGCTCGGGAATCGAAAATATCCTGACCACCACCGACAAGCTGTTCCGCCACGCCCAGCGGGAAAGCGAGGCCGATGCGGCCACCCGGGAGGCGCTGCGTTACCGTACCGCTCTGTACCAGGGGTTCAGGCAACTGCGGGATCGGCCTCTGGCCACCGCAACCGCCATCGAGGTCTGCAGCACCCTGAAGAATCAGGCCATGGAGCTGCGCCGGCTGCCCGGTACTGTCATTGGAAATCAAACTACAGGCGAGGTGATCTACACGCCGCCTGAAGGTGAATCCGTCCTCCGCGACCTGCTGAGCAATTGGGAGCGCTTTATCCACGCCGAAGACGATCTGGACCCGCTGATCAAGATGGCCATCAGCCACTACCAGTTCGAGGCCATTCACCCTTTTTACGATGGCAATGGCCGCACGGGGCGTATCCTCAATGTCCTGTACCTGATCGAACAGGGACTGCTGACTCTGCCGATACTCTATCTGAGCCGCTATATCGTGCAGAACAAATCGGCCTACTACCGCTTGCTAAATCAGGTGACACGGGATGGTCGGTGGCAGGAGTGGATTCTTTTCATGCTCGAAGGGGTCGAGCAGGTATCGCGCTGGACCTGTCTGAAAATCGCCGCCGTGCGGGAGTTAATGGAGCAAACCTCACTCTACGTTAAAGGGCAGCTACCCAAGATATACAGTCACGAGTTGATGCAGGTACTCTTCGAACAGCCCTATTGCCGCATCAGCTCGCTGGTGGAGCGGGATATCGCCAAACGGCAAACGGCCTCGGTTTACCTGAAACAACTGGTGGATATTGGCGTGCTGGAAGAAAAGTCCGCCGGCAAGGAAAAATTATTCATGCATACGAAGCTGGTGCGACTGATGTCCCACGACAATAACCAATTCCCTCCCTATCCGACGCTATGA
- a CDS encoding choice-of-anchor O protein yields MRCLSILLLFLLAAPAWADDGPMFRKNISNTPELETEFAAIRMLPLYVPAQASDGTLPTDGIPYYDAEGTLLETRAYARPLISHYTDGHVDLIEEEGYGGFPGHGQRDAYGAVSLDDGATWKRTNLSKSGDLSSFKIKDGRKKIPYPGDVGRTFAASDGNKVMIAWVSRYASGGSPTYAMSEGERELLAAYLQAQGRIPDATACTDGDLIGTPCLYLEDHFGVAGSQGSSDLADEGYPLVGELPYAAVWVARGVMLPPAAEGEPATFTWFKAERLSSAERDANRPEVVCVKGAGCVVTWQEDPDGIRPGEGEGPGEGWSGAVAHHQTDVWYSYIGWNDFGLVADSTYGTFYGETGDLATWVAANPTGSPQAAVPMAMPVRLTDNTMCVAEGDKPYCYADFDGSGTADFCADSVTVTIEVPDEGGLAVQHDVNMCITEDGRLMRGTTGATRARLGLHGYSSTGLFDKLNPDAFPIDSAWFYMAYEENKGLGDVCDDGDCDELTDADKRDMGKNVWYHTFDMFQPELVSQGLMLNQPAVYPDDWSDPTDLLEAAPLFGHNFYAFKVDPIFETQGGLETTLYQTEIARRPSVISQDWYDAGPSGLVGLQLWKQGIIRRGGPADIMARRFAIPLVDEVCTMETVCDEVCTTETVCTLVTECVDNVPNPAYKPNPGQCQGDDPPLKCYPYLDANGNPTFAAQTCQDGEVCNQVETCVTDESSCREEEVCQGGLDYQANPYDYANMVCENPDGTSAWVFTDGSNPRYVKGLCGAPAINLSGNTILTGETCADASSCLEAFPFNDYFDDMNMEDSEPISKILTWQQYGASYGGEAVLESNLDDTSWANPYDMAKGHRGFLAGDMVMAMYGWTNNWKALTDAKDIVNLYVRRSFDGGVTWTTLPASFTHTDGITYAGDGTTTCEWMGATGAETEYPVCVSYTAGEFEQARNVSQLLGSKVTVLDPRYSPTTRSITEAWVSTTSLPAGFVAPLYADDVRNPSRFFMVYETGHSSAYDAGEAPPLDLFYSRAVDWGDDYLVWADTAAECVETVTGYADFCNEFDAIEGSQFLESGEASVTTSPGGQFFYSVWNQWDFDMAGNEVGADAWFRRILFYDPTVTQP; encoded by the coding sequence ATGAGATGCTTGAGCATTCTGTTGCTGTTTCTTCTCGCCGCCCCGGCCTGGGCCGATGACGGCCCCATGTTCCGCAAGAATATTTCCAACACACCGGAGCTGGAAACGGAATTCGCCGCTATCCGTATGCTGCCCCTCTATGTGCCGGCGCAAGCCTCGGATGGCACTCTGCCGACTGACGGAATCCCATACTACGATGCCGAAGGAACTCTCCTCGAAACCCGCGCCTACGCGCGCCCTTTAATCAGCCACTACACCGATGGCCACGTGGATTTAATCGAGGAGGAAGGCTACGGGGGCTTTCCCGGTCATGGCCAGCGCGACGCCTATGGGGCTGTCAGCCTCGATGACGGCGCCACCTGGAAACGCACCAACCTTTCCAAGTCTGGAGACCTGTCCTCCTTCAAGATCAAGGATGGCAGGAAAAAAATCCCTTACCCGGGGGATGTCGGCCGCACCTTTGCCGCTTCGGATGGAAACAAGGTGATGATCGCCTGGGTGAGCCGCTACGCCAGCGGCGGTAGCCCGACCTATGCGATGAGTGAGGGTGAGCGCGAATTGCTGGCCGCCTACCTGCAAGCGCAGGGAAGGATCCCCGATGCCACGGCCTGTACGGACGGCGACCTGATCGGCACCCCCTGCCTCTATCTGGAGGATCATTTCGGTGTTGCCGGTTCGCAGGGGTCCTCCGATCTGGCTGACGAGGGCTATCCCCTGGTCGGCGAACTCCCCTACGCGGCGGTCTGGGTGGCCCGTGGCGTCATGCTGCCCCCGGCTGCCGAAGGCGAGCCCGCCACCTTCACCTGGTTCAAGGCCGAACGCCTGAGCTCGGCCGAGCGCGACGCCAATCGGCCGGAGGTGGTCTGCGTCAAGGGGGCCGGCTGTGTGGTCACCTGGCAGGAAGACCCGGACGGCATCCGTCCCGGCGAGGGGGAAGGCCCCGGTGAGGGCTGGAGCGGCGCGGTGGCGCACCATCAGACCGACGTCTGGTACTCCTATATTGGCTGGAACGACTTCGGTCTGGTCGCCGACAGCACCTATGGCACGTTTTATGGGGAGACCGGGGATCTGGCCACCTGGGTCGCCGCCAACCCGACCGGTAGCCCCCAGGCCGCCGTACCGATGGCGATGCCCGTGCGCCTGACCGACAACACCATGTGCGTGGCCGAGGGCGATAAGCCTTACTGTTACGCCGACTTCGATGGCAGCGGCACGGCTGATTTCTGTGCCGACTCGGTGACCGTCACCATCGAGGTCCCCGATGAGGGGGGCCTGGCGGTGCAGCACGACGTCAACATGTGCATTACCGAAGACGGCCGCCTCATGCGCGGCACCACTGGCGCCACCCGTGCTCGCCTTGGCTTGCACGGCTACTCGTCCACCGGCCTCTTTGACAAACTCAATCCCGATGCTTTCCCCATCGACAGTGCTTGGTTCTATATGGCCTACGAAGAAAACAAGGGGCTCGGTGATGTCTGTGACGACGGCGACTGCGACGAGCTCACCGATGCCGACAAGCGCGATATGGGCAAGAACGTCTGGTACCATACTTTCGACATGTTCCAACCCGAGCTGGTCTCCCAGGGCCTGATGCTCAATCAGCCGGCGGTCTACCCGGATGACTGGTCAGATCCCACCGACCTGCTTGAAGCCGCTCCCCTGTTCGGGCACAACTTCTACGCCTTCAAGGTAGACCCGATTTTCGAGACCCAGGGTGGTCTGGAGACGACCCTGTATCAGACGGAGATCGCCCGGCGACCGAGTGTCATCTCCCAGGATTGGTACGATGCCGGTCCCAGCGGTCTGGTAGGTCTTCAATTATGGAAACAGGGCATCATCCGCCGCGGCGGTCCGGCCGATATCATGGCCCGACGCTTCGCGATCCCCCTTGTTGACGAAGTCTGTACGATGGAAACGGTCTGTGACGAAGTGTGCACGACCGAAACGGTCTGCACGCTCGTAACAGAGTGTGTGGACAATGTTCCCAATCCCGCCTACAAACCGAACCCGGGGCAGTGCCAGGGAGACGACCCGCCGCTGAAATGCTATCCTTACCTCGATGCGAACGGCAACCCGACCTTCGCGGCCCAAACCTGCCAGGATGGGGAAGTCTGCAATCAGGTGGAAACCTGTGTCACGGATGAGAGCAGCTGCCGCGAAGAGGAAGTGTGTCAGGGTGGTTTGGATTACCAGGCTAATCCCTACGATTATGCCAACATGGTTTGCGAAAACCCCGACGGCACCTCCGCCTGGGTCTTTACCGACGGCAGCAATCCCCGCTATGTCAAGGGCTTGTGTGGCGCCCCGGCCATCAATCTTTCGGGCAATACCATCCTCACCGGCGAGACCTGCGCCGATGCCAGCAGTTGCCTGGAAGCCTTCCCTTTCAACGACTACTTTGACGATATGAACATGGAAGACAGCGAGCCGATCTCCAAGATCCTGACCTGGCAGCAGTACGGTGCCAGTTATGGTGGTGAGGCCGTGCTGGAGAGCAATCTCGATGATACCTCCTGGGCCAATCCCTACGACATGGCCAAGGGGCACCGTGGCTTCCTGGCCGGTGACATGGTGATGGCCATGTACGGCTGGACCAACAACTGGAAGGCCCTGACCGATGCCAAGGATATCGTCAACCTCTATGTCCGGCGCTCCTTTGACGGGGGCGTGACCTGGACGACCCTGCCGGCCAGTTTCACGCACACGGACGGCATCACCTACGCGGGCGACGGCACCACGACCTGCGAGTGGATGGGGGCGACCGGCGCCGAGACGGAATATCCCGTATGTGTCAGTTACACGGCCGGTGAATTCGAGCAGGCCAGGAACGTCTCCCAATTGCTTGGTTCCAAGGTGACGGTCCTCGACCCGCGCTACTCGCCGACCACTCGCAGCATCACCGAGGCCTGGGTCAGCACCACGTCGCTGCCCGCCGGTTTCGTGGCACCGCTTTATGCCGACGACGTGCGCAATCCGTCCCGCTTCTTCATGGTTTACGAGACGGGACACAGCAGCGCCTACGACGCCGGCGAGGCACCGCCTCTCGACTTGTTCTACAGCCGCGCCGTCGACTGGGGGGATGACTATCTGGTCTGGGCCGACACGGCGGCAGAGTGTGTGGAAACGGTGACAGGATATGCCGACTTTTGCAATGAGTTCGACGCCATCGAGGGCAGCCAGTTCCTCGAATCGGGCGAGGCCTCCGTCACCACCAGTCCGGGCGGGCAGTTCTTCTACTCGGTCTGGAATCAGTGGGATTTTGACATGGCCGGCAACGAAGTTGGCGCCGATGCCTGGTTCCGGCGCATCCTCTTCTACGATCCGACAGTCACCCAGCCATAA
- a CDS encoding choice-of-anchor O protein — MKTWIRLVMGTVVLMATVISPAYGSAVYHEGPGLLQAPLITQTLQQVGTAKVWNTGDAFHVKLDAVDESWQLLDVHIYVGVEPVPATKKGNLIPGKFNYKAEALHAPSYDLELSLADDLGFSWGEPYMDLRIQNIAVHVSMAGVGADGKPVSAAAWAYTGDGCATEVGIYDDAYYAEFEGVGKGWWFSYMLSHPRRGHFIDSPVEGLSFATPTHGGITDEAGAFDFFPDEKVSLSIGHYALGSTVADHRISPLDLFEMADTDSAEVINMARLLQSLDADANPSDRITITPDVVAALDAAMGRLGLSAFDFSNGVEIEAILDEALYEASLRGLSLVMVSADEAKAHLEETVAGTMLRKNISRTPSEASAKAKMNDMRMWFPAFKADGSATIISYYDEVGNLIRTAEEAKPLVITYTDEDPTTGAADVWVAVSRDDGNTWKRMNLSRSADRSSFTLANGTPYYGDTRKPVMQVQGNNILVAWSSKFCNGGKPRYAIDVDPLTDDYPYDNAYYEDDIWGVGGPQLSHDYTEDGFPEVGELPYSCVWAARGIIATQKNVEAGLGDYVGDIVWFKPERLTSGRRDALQLFLGGADSAGMGLIWQEDPAGLRPGKFVGPGHGWSGATTNHKTDIWYSYISLADFAKVDANFAAGGDPQHDLVGRAKALVPMSLPVRISDNDVLNSDNLMATTTDFETWTPVANYESVGDGDGTHRYGFMIDGLCEDYYPFVNEQGETKNVCITADDRLMDGDTGASRPNLMMQPYTKTITGDNPATPDVVETSYTVPSAWAIVNYEETKGAGSGAPDTGETGSEPEDGTGFGGDTYIVEEGKNVIYHSFDFQNPETVSAGNIVNLPARDADGNILYLKDENGNLVLDYLGRPQLAYENARRARFILQGKSAAGPSATVMVIVYKEGEEGSGRPSDILLRRVVAPKTQTGNPYRFTNIVCDEWMTAPDGKQICAVGTQNISTVTPTFTTSSLGDPTTDDPYGAIKVVRWEQTAENLDDSTASNPYEDARAHRGVMRGDFLMVGYSYTPNWAAARNGNDKYDFFIRRSFDGGQTWSTDPLGSGVSYTQTFKVMTSDAEGNLDFERDADGNIVTEDVIYTYAAGEFEQARNMSQLPNAKSSVIEPRIVAPPAGKILDATVLDLNGNPTLSDTTAHPEDLYNNKVVYLAYGTSTNPKKDPLTGEQENAVPLDLFYTFTQDRGETFVLDEWEVNPDSDGNFAGETVTRWGYLAKGDPEQGEVQIRMTPDGSRFYGTWLQELAPLDEANPTHFEGSDIWFRRIMPMEFENNVGTPTTP, encoded by the coding sequence ATGAAAACGTGGATACGATTGGTAATGGGGACCGTTGTCTTGATGGCAACAGTTATTTCACCGGCCTATGGTAGTGCTGTTTACCACGAAGGCCCGGGACTGTTGCAGGCGCCGCTCATCACTCAGACGCTACAGCAGGTGGGAACGGCCAAGGTGTGGAACACGGGGGATGCATTCCATGTCAAGCTGGATGCTGTGGATGAGTCCTGGCAGTTGCTTGACGTTCATATTTATGTCGGCGTGGAGCCCGTGCCCGCCACCAAAAAAGGAAATCTCATCCCGGGGAAGTTCAATTACAAGGCCGAAGCTCTCCATGCGCCAAGCTATGATCTCGAACTGAGCCTCGCCGATGATCTTGGTTTCAGTTGGGGGGAACCGTACATGGATCTCAGAATCCAGAATATCGCTGTTCATGTCAGCATGGCGGGAGTGGGGGCCGATGGAAAACCGGTATCAGCCGCGGCCTGGGCCTATACGGGGGATGGTTGTGCTACTGAGGTCGGCATTTACGATGACGCCTATTATGCCGAGTTCGAAGGGGTGGGCAAAGGCTGGTGGTTCAGTTATATGCTGTCGCATCCACGGCGTGGCCACTTCATTGATAGTCCGGTTGAAGGGCTCTCCTTTGCAACCCCGACCCATGGGGGCATAACTGATGAGGCCGGCGCTTTTGATTTCTTCCCGGACGAAAAGGTTTCGCTGTCCATTGGCCACTATGCTCTGGGTAGCACCGTTGCCGATCATCGCATCTCCCCTCTTGATCTTTTCGAGATGGCGGATACGGACAGTGCCGAAGTCATCAACATGGCTCGCCTGCTGCAAAGTTTGGATGCCGATGCCAACCCGAGTGACCGCATCACGATTACCCCGGATGTCGTCGCGGCTCTGGACGCCGCCATGGGGCGCCTGGGTTTAAGCGCTTTCGACTTCAGCAATGGGGTCGAAATCGAAGCGATCCTCGATGAGGCCCTCTACGAGGCCAGCCTGCGTGGATTGAGTCTGGTCATGGTTTCCGCTGACGAGGCCAAGGCGCACCTTGAAGAGACGGTCGCCGGCACCATGCTGCGTAAGAATATCTCGCGAACGCCGTCTGAGGCCAGCGCCAAGGCCAAGATGAACGATATGCGCATGTGGTTTCCGGCTTTCAAAGCCGATGGTTCGGCCACGATCATCAGTTATTATGATGAGGTGGGCAACCTGATCCGCACCGCCGAAGAGGCCAAGCCACTGGTTATCACCTATACGGACGAAGACCCCACCACGGGTGCCGCCGATGTCTGGGTCGCCGTGTCGCGCGACGACGGCAACACCTGGAAGCGCATGAATCTTTCCCGCTCGGCGGATCGGTCTTCCTTTACCCTGGCCAACGGCACCCCCTACTACGGGGATACCAGAAAGCCGGTCATGCAGGTTCAGGGCAACAACATCCTGGTGGCATGGTCCAGCAAATTCTGCAACGGCGGCAAGCCGCGCTACGCTATCGATGTCGATCCTCTCACAGACGACTATCCCTACGACAACGCCTACTACGAAGACGATATCTGGGGTGTCGGCGGTCCGCAGCTCTCTCATGACTACACGGAAGACGGTTTTCCCGAGGTCGGCGAATTGCCCTACAGCTGTGTGTGGGCGGCGCGCGGCATTATCGCCACCCAGAAAAATGTCGAGGCCGGTCTGGGCGACTATGTCGGCGATATCGTCTGGTTCAAGCCTGAACGGTTGACATCCGGTCGCCGCGATGCTCTGCAGCTTTTCCTTGGGGGCGCCGACAGCGCCGGTATGGGTTTGATCTGGCAGGAAGACCCTGCCGGACTGCGGCCGGGTAAATTCGTGGGGCCAGGCCATGGCTGGAGCGGCGCGACCACCAACCACAAGACGGATATCTGGTACAGCTATATTTCCTTGGCGGATTTCGCCAAGGTCGATGCGAACTTCGCTGCGGGTGGTGATCCTCAGCATGATCTGGTCGGGCGCGCCAAGGCGCTGGTGCCCATGTCACTACCGGTGCGTATTTCGGATAACGACGTGCTCAACAGCGATAACCTGATGGCGACCACCACGGACTTTGAGACCTGGACCCCCGTTGCCAACTATGAATCCGTAGGCGATGGCGACGGTACGCACCGTTACGGCTTTATGATCGACGGCCTTTGCGAAGATTATTATCCTTTCGTCAATGAGCAGGGCGAAACGAAGAATGTCTGCATCACCGCCGATGACCGGCTGATGGACGGGGATACTGGCGCCTCCCGCCCCAACCTGATGATGCAGCCGTACACCAAGACGATCACGGGCGACAACCCGGCTACGCCAGACGTGGTGGAAACCTCCTACACGGTCCCCAGCGCCTGGGCCATTGTCAATTATGAAGAGACCAAAGGCGCCGGCTCCGGCGCCCCCGATACCGGCGAAACGGGGAGTGAACCCGAAGATGGTACCGGGTTCGGTGGTGACACCTACATCGTCGAAGAAGGCAAGAATGTCATCTACCACAGCTTCGATTTCCAGAACCCCGAGACCGTCAGCGCCGGCAATATCGTCAACCTGCCGGCCCGTGATGCCGATGGGAATATCCTGTACCTGAAAGATGAAAACGGCAACCTGGTGCTCGACTATCTCGGTCGGCCGCAGTTAGCCTATGAAAATGCCCGGCGGGCCCGCTTCATCCTGCAGGGCAAGAGCGCCGCAGGCCCTTCCGCCACGGTCATGGTCATCGTCTATAAAGAGGGCGAGGAAGGCTCAGGCCGACCCTCCGATATTTTGCTGCGGCGGGTGGTGGCGCCGAAAACCCAGACCGGCAATCCCTACCGGTTTACGAACATCGTCTGCGATGAATGGATGACGGCCCCTGATGGCAAGCAGATCTGCGCAGTTGGGACCCAGAACATCAGTACCGTCACCCCCACTTTTACCACCTCCAGTTTGGGCGATCCGACCACGGATGACCCCTATGGTGCCATCAAGGTGGTGCGCTGGGAGCAGACGGCAGAAAACCTGGACGATTCCACTGCCTCCAATCCCTATGAGGACGCCCGTGCCCATCGCGGCGTCATGCGGGGCGACTTCCTCATGGTCGGCTACTCCTACACGCCCAACTGGGCCGCAGCCCGCAACGGTAACGACAAATATGACTTCTTCATTCGCCGCTCTTTTGACGGTGGACAGACCTGGTCCACCGATCCCCTGGGTAGCGGCGTCAGTTACACGCAAACCTTCAAGGTGATGACGTCTGATGCCGAAGGCAACCTGGACTTTGAAAGGGATGCCGACGGGAATATCGTGACCGAAGATGTCATTTATACCTATGCGGCCGGCGAATTCGAACAGGCCCGCAATATGTCCCAGTTGCCCAACGCCAAGTCCAGCGTCATCGAGCCCCGCATCGTCGCTCCTCCCGCCGGCAAGATTCTTGACGCTACGGTATTGGATCTCAATGGGAATCCGACCTTGTCTGACACCACGGCCCATCCGGAAGACCTCTACAACAACAAGGTCGTCTACCTGGCTTACGGCACCTCGACGAATCCGAAAAAGGATCCTCTCACCGGTGAGCAGGAAAATGCCGTCCCTCTGGACCTGTTCTACACCTTTACGCAGGACCGAGGCGAGACCTTCGTGCTGGATGAATGGGAGGTCAATCCGGACAGCGATGGCAACTTTGCCGGTGAGACCGTCACCCGCTGGGGCTATCTTGCCAAAGGAGATCCGGAGCAGGGCGAGGTCCAGATCCGCATGACGCCTGACGGTTCCCGCTTCTACGGCACCTGGTTGCAGGAACTGGCCCCGCTGGATGAAGCCAACCCGACCCACTTTGAAGGAAGCGACATCTGGTTCCGGCGCATTATGCCGATGGAATTCGAGAATAATGTCGGCACGCCGACGACACCTTAA
- a CDS encoding PilZ domain-containing protein, protein MPKSEQRVFERFEMQMPALIMPQSSNDSPRPLFLLTRDISSGGAYFHTGASFCEKEAVQIEMLIRISLAEKEIHHLYLVTNGEVTRQESSGVAVRFTGEYRLKPFV, encoded by the coding sequence ATGCCAAAGAGCGAGCAGAGGGTTTTTGAGCGGTTTGAAATGCAGATGCCCGCTCTGATAATGCCCCAATCTTCCAATGACAGCCCCAGACCCCTTTTTTTGCTGACGCGCGATATTTCCAGCGGCGGGGCTTATTTCCACACCGGGGCTTCCTTCTGTGAGAAGGAAGCGGTTCAGATCGAAATGCTCATACGGATTTCCCTGGCAGAAAAGGAGATTCACCACCTCTATCTAGTGACAAACGGGGAGGTGACGCGGCAGGAAAGCTCGGGCGTTGCGGTTCGGTTCACGGGGGAGTACAGGCTGAAGCCCTTTGTCTGA
- a CDS encoding response regulator transcription factor, whose amino-acid sequence MNSSTDSRHCTTCQHRDRPIVIVGNRRFATDIFSHFIASQTPAQWNVVPFLQDIPPLSVENAPVMPRLIFFDAAGGAGSDLLTQLRKDAPSFLQNETLVLFNLMRNEAPVSELLELGVRGFFFEDDRAESILKGICALKRGEIWASREVMMEYVSRRTQVSHPQKNTAAILTPRERDVLALLAAGADNETICTRLYISPHTVKTHLYNIFKKIGARNRLQAALWAAHHLK is encoded by the coding sequence GTGAACTCTTCCACGGATTCTCGTCATTGCACAACCTGCCAGCACAGAGATCGCCCCATTGTCATTGTGGGGAATAGGCGTTTCGCCACGGATATCTTTTCCCACTTTATCGCTTCCCAGACTCCGGCCCAGTGGAATGTCGTTCCTTTTCTGCAAGATATTCCTCCCCTGTCCGTGGAAAATGCTCCCGTTATGCCTCGGTTGATTTTCTTTGATGCCGCGGGGGGGGCCGGAAGCGACCTGCTGACGCAGCTCAGGAAAGACGCTCCATCTTTTCTCCAGAACGAAACCCTTGTTCTGTTCAATCTGATGCGTAATGAAGCCCCTGTTTCTGAACTGCTCGAGCTTGGAGTACGTGGATTTTTTTTCGAGGATGACCGGGCCGAGAGCATCCTTAAAGGAATTTGCGCCCTGAAACGGGGCGAAATCTGGGCTTCCCGAGAAGTCATGATGGAGTATGTTAGCCGGCGAACGCAAGTATCGCATCCACAGAAGAATACGGCGGCGATCCTGACCCCCCGGGAAAGGGATGTCCTCGCCCTTCTCGCCGCCGGTGCCGATAATGAGACCATCTGCACCCGCCTTTATATCAGCCCCCACACTGTAAAAACCCACCTCTACAACATCTTCAAAAAAATTGGCGCCCGTAACCGCCTGCAGGCGGCTCTGTGGGCAGCTCATCATCTGAAGTAG
- a CDS encoding DUF3015 family protein, which produces MKRILVATLALSLLATTAFAAGQADRNTGCGLGSLLWEGKADGSVISQSLQATTNGTFGNQTFGITSGTLGCEQPANIIKNDRALAFTRDNLDPLARDIAAGGGETLETLAELLEVPAAERANLYSRLQSNFEQIFVTGQESSADVIDSIITIAG; this is translated from the coding sequence ATGAAAAGAATTCTCGTAGCAACTCTGGCCCTTTCCCTTCTGGCCACCACGGCTTTTGCTGCCGGTCAAGCCGACAGAAACACGGGCTGCGGCCTCGGTTCCCTGCTGTGGGAAGGCAAGGCGGACGGGTCGGTTATCTCCCAGTCCCTGCAGGCGACCACCAACGGAACCTTCGGCAACCAGACCTTCGGCATCACCTCGGGTACCCTCGGCTGCGAGCAGCCAGCCAACATCATCAAGAATGACCGCGCTCTCGCCTTCACCCGCGACAACCTCGACCCGCTGGCTCGTGACATCGCTGCCGGCGGCGGTGAAACCCTGGAGACTCTCGCCGAACTGCTGGAAGTTCCTGCCGCTGAGCGCGCCAACCTCTACAGCCGCCTGCAGTCTAACTTCGAGCAGATTTTTGTCACCGGACAGGAAAGCAGCGCCGACGTTATCGACAGCATCATCACCATCGCAGGTTAA